The genomic DNA TATTAATCTGTTTTTTGGGGCAGGCTATTTGAGTAGGAGATTAAAGTGAATATTGAATGAGTTGCTGGTTGTGGTCTCACTGTGCAGGTGAATGTGGGGAAGATGGACTCTCCCATAGAGAAGTGGAATCTGATCATAGGAAACCTGGCGCTaaaacaggtaaacacacacacactgtcagctTCATAGCGAGCAGCAATGTTCCCTGAATTAGTTTTTTTTGTCACCGAGCAAATTTCAGCGTGAACTTGAACATTgttgtgcaacttccagcgcgtGTTTACTGTAAACACCTGAGGCTGTACGCGCTTTAGAGTGGCTTACCATAGacaacaatggagaaaatgcatcccataacaatttataatggaaatagctgttctatcattcagcctacagtagcaggcaatgtgtggtgttcaatgtaggcctacattccatgataCTTTTGAAAAAACATGCAAGGCTTGACATTAaactgtttatccacttgtctgTCTGAAagggaggtgactgaaaatgttgttgtaaagtggtttcttgcatcaaaaaaataaaaatgtattattattcccataccatttattacagagaatcagacaaatgatgctaccctctgccaattggctacttagcttattgaagcctgtctcaaaatgcaacactgcccttttaagacaaaaaaagtcaaaatgcaagccgagatctaccgctcagatttttaagtaagcctatgcaacatgaaccaattaaaaacagtattGTAGCAATGAgctttgtgcagtaagctataggcccaatacattatcactgcatattggctttaCTTGAATTGCCCTGCTAATGCATTCTTGTTCGGGCCAAACATCCCTCCGctttccctttcctccactgatcCTGACCAAAAAGGGGAACGTCTTCCAGCTCATAgcaaaactcgagtcgcaccgcattatttctgccACATGCAcacattcatgttgttactcctatgaacagagaaagtgaaatattcctggatattaaaaaagacccaagccgctaataataacaatgcAAACCTATACATACACTTTCcaactcattcattactgctacAACGATTGTTGTAGCGCTGAGTAGCAATAGGAAGAAcgtgcattttatggcttataaaagtgttgaatacaaagtgttgacagtgctgagtaagaacttagacatgaactcactcataaaaacagcagctctttgctgtattcgttgagtctctctagtcatggttttgaaATATCACAGTATCAATTTTGCTgtagctttcttttatgcctgctacgttactgcagacgCGGTAATCTGAGCAATCCGATTGGCCAGCAGTAGGcatatagtgcacttgatttgctctctgcgCCCGCCAGACAGATGAATtggttcaaaatggcaacagttcACCTACCCGGCGCGCAAGGCAGCTGAATCAGGTGCACCTACTGCCAAACAGCCCCGAGACGAAACATTTATAAAATtaggaacacaaggctttatcgttgttgtttttttacataaATCTTTGGCGAtcaactaggaatgccttggtgaACACTGaatttcactcaactttctagagtaaTCTCATGCTTCTCTCTGTAAGCTAATATTCGTGCCGGGGGAGCTGCGCGCCCGTGTTCattttagagggaacattggcgaGCAGTGTTGGATTTGTGCCCTTATCTCCCTATCTGCGTAGTATGTGTACTTCTGGTTAGTACTTCTGGTAATTATTGACTGAGTGACTGATAGTGTTCAAGCTCAGTGTTTAATGGCCCCTTGAGGAAGTGTCTTCAATGTTGATAGTGTATCATATAATAGGAAAACATTGTTAGAAAAACAGGTTTATGTTATTCCTGTAAACACTGCCCCCacacctctccctttctctcattcCTTATATTCCTTCTCCCtttgtcatcctctctctctctgcccccccctccctttGTAGGTACAGGCTACAGTAGTAGGCTTCCTGGCAGCAGTGGCGGCAGTGGTTCTGGGTTGGATCCCAGAGGGAAAGTTCCAGATGAGTCATGCcgtgctgctctgctctgccagcGTCGCCACTGCCTTCATAGCCTCTATGCTGCagggtacagacacacacacacacacacacacacacacacacagatagataaGGACACACATATGTACTCTGATATGGAATAggcacagtcagacagtcagtcaaagCCCCACATATTATCACCTACTGCTGATGGGTCTCATGCTATATATTAGTAGCAAACACACACATGGAAGGTTGAGGTATGTGCAGGCATGTCGCCCTGACCTCTGTACTGTCTGAACCCCAGGCTTCATCATGGTGGGGGTGATTGTGGGCTCCAAGAAGACGGGCATCAACCCCGACAACGTGGCTACGCCCATCGCCGCCAGCTTCGGTGATCTCATCACCCTGGCCATCCTGGCCTGGATCAGCCAGGGACTCTACAACTGcctgggtgagaggaggagggtttGGACTGGATACTTCCAGATGGAAATAAGACACAAAACCAGTCAATTTTTTTTACCCTTTTATATTGAGTTCACAATCCTTCACTTCATCCTTCCTCTGTTTGTGTTTCATTTCCTCTTGAAAAAAGGTGAAAATGCTCAGTAAATCTGGCCAACAGTGTAAAGAAATGGTCCATTTGGAATCAGACTGCATCTTTCAACCACTAGATGGCACTCTTACGCTGTTATTTTTTGTCTTTACTGGTAATTCATCAGAACAGaccatatctttctctctctcttttctccctctccttctcacaCTCCATAGTCCATATTTAATATGTGCCATGCCCAGCCTCACATACGCTTCCTCGTGTTACATTACTCAACACAGAGTGGACCAGCAAGCATTTCCTTTGGAAAGTGTATTTTACTAACCTTTACGTGTCAGAGCCCTATGAAACAAGCATTCATCACCAGACCAGAGACTCAAAATCTATGAAAGGCTACAGTAAAACCTCTGAGATAATTTAATAGAAGAGTTGTTCATATTTTCATACCAGCTCAGTAAATCTGTCTGGCCTTGCCTGGTGGTGTAGGACAGGCTGTGTTCCAAACGGCACTCTAtttcctatgggccctgatcaaaagtagtgcactacatagagaatagggtgccatttgggatgttgcCACAGAGGACAGTGTCTCTGTTGTAAGGGCCAGCCGTGTCCGTCCCGTCCGCGGTGTTCTGCCTAATTGGACTAATTGGCAGTTTACTCACAGCTAAAGTTAGTCATTTTAGCCTGATGGTTTACAGAGATATCCAGGAGACTGTATATATACCCAAGGCCACGTGCCACGGTTGACTACtgcaaacatttattttaagacCTAAAGCTGAAACGTGGCACGGGAATGGTGAACCACAGTGACACCCAGAGTCAATCCTAAACCCAGGGACTGGTGGGTATACCTGTGTCATCATGACTGGGACTATTCTACCCACTGTGACTACATAGAACTCCCTTCTCTGGGTTTTATATCTATGTCTTCAGGGGGTTGATGATGAGGGCCATTAAGTGTGTGGAATGGGATCATGGTGAGACGAACATCTGGtaaggagagggggatgatggAGTTACATATCTCACTACTAGGCACTAAGCAGGTGTTTCCCCTTCTCTATTCTCCAACATGACTCTGATTTAGTTCTGTAATAATCATTAGAGTTTGGCcaaagaggaagtgtgtgtgcgcatgcaaaTTTCTGTATAAACTAGATCCCTACAAGGATAGGGTCTTGATAGTGAGTGATGAGTTAGATATGTCCTGTTCTGTAGCTACTGTACTGAGTCACAAATACAGCACTTTGGTTTGTTATGAATCTCTGGTGTTTTCTTGCTCCCTGCTCTGTGTCACGCTGTCTTtcctggggagaggagggacagtATCTTCCCCCCTGCTCTGTCAATCCTCATGCAGCTGAAGCTGATAACtggtgtttgttgttttgttgttgtaacTCTCGCCAGAAGGTTCACTCTTTGGGGATTACATCTGTTTTGaattctccctttttctctctctctctctctctctctctctctctctgtctcctttaatgtacatatctacctctgcacattgatttggtactgctattccctgtatatatgcttgtattattattattttttttaaatgtaccccCTTTTACtccccaattttgatcttgtcCCAGGTATTTTATTCCTTTTGTGTTAGTTTAACATTCTGCGTCATTGGGAAATGTTCTTAAGCAAgcttttcactgtaaagtctgaaccagttgtattcagcacatgtgataaatacaatttgatttgtcgttctctcgctctctgtttctctctgtgtgtagacTCTCACCCGTATGTGTCGTCCCTGGTGTGTGCCTTCTTCCTGTCTCTGACTCCAGTGTGGATGGTGATCTCCTCCAAACACCCGGCCAGCCGCACCCTGCTCTACTCCGGCTGGGAGCCTGTCATCACTGCCATGGTCATCAGCAGGTGTGTGTGGATGCACTCACTCACTGTCATAGAGAAATAGCAACAGACTATTGTACATTCACATGATGAGAATAATACCACATTTTTAGTGTGTGAATATTCTGTGCTCTGCAGTATCGGAGGACTCATCTTGGACAAAACAGTGTCTGACCCGAACCTGGCTGGCATCGTGGTGTACACCCCTGTCATTAACGGTGAGACGCAATATCACTGACTGATTAGACACTCTGTgtggatttacattttagtcatttagcagacgctcttatccagagcgacttagagtagtgaatgcatacatttcatacattttcttccgTACTGGTCTCCAATGTGACTGACACACTGTGTGGGTTTACAATGTGACTGACACACTGTATGGGTTTACAATGTGACTGACACACTGTGTGGGTTTACAATGTGACTGACAATGTGCACCAATTTGAATAAATTTACATTCAAACTTCGTAGTTAGAAAAATAATGAGTAATGGACTAAACACAAACGTCTGTCTCTGTATCACTGCTACTGTCAACCTCCTCCCATCCTTTCCGGGGGACCGTTGCCAAGGCTGTTGCTGGCATTTTGACAACCAGAGATCAGCTTTTAATTAAACATTGTTAATGAGAGACATTTAACTCGATGGAAGGAGACTGTGTGCCTCTAATCTATGTTACTGCTGAGATGTCTACAAgtcaggaagtgtgtgtgtgtgtggaccacacAGACAAATGACTCTGGGGCTGGAAAAGGGAGGTTTCCTCACCAACCCTGTAACTATCTGTGATTTACACCACATAGAGGTGGTTACTATCGTATAGGGAGGAGATGATTAGACTGAGCCTTTCACTCTGAACATGAACAGTTCCTCTCTTCAAAACTAGACGGAATATAAGAGGAGATGAGTGAAGCTGGTAAAGGAGAGGAATTGGGAGAATGGaaggatgggagagagaaaggagactgGAATGGGAGAAATTAAAATAGGGAGATGAGACGAAGAGAGGCATGCAGACAGTTTGTTGTCCCAGAGCTACTCCGATGGGGTGGGAGACGGGACCCCCCTGTGGTCTACCCTCACCCCacccccatctccctctgtcaGACCCAGTGACCCATATTACAGCAGCTAGCCCCCCTGCTGAGGTGGAACCACCATACTCCCCAGACCTCTGAAGGAGAAGAGGGATTGAGTGGTGGACTGGAGATGGATGAGCAGTGCAATGAAAGTGAGGGATGTTGTGGAATgagaaggggtgggggggggggtgattagGCAGGGAGGAGTGTGAGGGAGGAAAGGAAGTGGGAAAGGAATAATGGGGGGGAGGGAATTCTATTTAGCCGCACCATGGAGTAGTTAAATGTCAGTGGAGAGGCAGCAAAGATTGGATTAAGTGGCCATAATCTCCGGGCAGCAAAGGTGTCTGTTCTCATTTAGGCCTGCCTGATCAGGATAACAAGCACAGGAAGGGAGATGAGCCCAGCTACCACAAAATATACCcttctccaaaacacaaccctttTGGTACTGTGCCTCTTTGGGTACTCTTTGGAATGCCCAAATGCGTTTAGTCCCTTTCTGTCTCACTGaccacatcctctctcctctactttctgTCAGTGTTGTCTCTCATACACTATTTTGGGTTGGAGTGGTTGTCTGGTCTGCCCACCTGGAAGCTGTGAGTGTTTCTACATGAGCCGTGCTGCGTGGCTAGACTACTCTGAGTcacctgtgtgcgtgcgtgcgtgcgtgcgtgcgtgcgtgcgtgcgtgcgtgtgtggatCTAAATTGCCTTGTCCGGCTGTTCTCATGAACAATGTTCCTCTGCTTGATACAAATTACAATCTATATGAGGAAGCTGAGCAGTACTAGATGGGGCACGCTGTcagtctttttttttcttcctctttctcccccctttctccttttctctttccCCTTACTTTCCCTGTCTTTGTCTATCCCCACCTCTCTcgttttcccctcctctctctctctctctctctctccgtaatgCAGTTTTCCCACACCGTAATATGTATTAATTATGTCTGACTGTGGCTATGCATCACTGCTGTCTCATGCTCCTTCTGGTTGAGAAGGCTGCATTCCAAACCAAAACTCACACCCTTCCCTCTGTCCTAATGGATCTGGAAGGACTTGATATATGAAAGTAATATGACAGAGACTACAGTACATCCCTGCTCTTTTGGAGGGAGAGGTTGGGTTACCTCAGATCTGACTGGAAGGCATCAACTGTTTAGGGAAGGATACAAATCTGGGTCCTCGCATTTCTCTCTAACCCTCGCTTCTGTTCTATACTCGGCTGCCTCCAGTCAGCGCCAGCCCTAAGCcagcctgttctgtctgttctccaGGTATTGGGGGGAACCTGGTAGCCATCCAGTCTAGTCGTATCTCCACTCACCTGCATTTCCACAGTGCTCCTGGGGAGGTACCAGAGGAAGCCAAAGGCTGCTACTACCCCTGCCGCACCTTCTGTGGCACAGGTAAAGCACCTAACCAATACTCACTTAAACTGTGGAAATGCGATCTGTTTTAACCAGGGCATCCTAAAGGACAGATTGCTTAGCATAGAGAGATTTCTCGTCCCTCTCGCTGTGATTTTAAGACACAAATTGTACAGTAGGTGCTGCAGAAGGTACTATGTTAAGTCACTACCCCATAATTATCTCCAGTCAGTGTTTAGGCTGACAGATACACAGGTTAGGAACCGTCTTAGCATCTGTTCTATTGTTAGACTCAGTTGCACAGTTCCaactcctctcgtctcctctctctcaggagcCAATCACCGTTCGGCCCAGGTGCTGCTCCTATTGGTGCTCCCGGGTCACCTGATCTTCTTGTACACCATCCACCTGATGAAAAGCGGCCACACCACCCTGACGCCTATCTTCATGACCGTCTACCTGGCTGCCGCCCTCTTACAGGTCAgtggtgtgcgtgtatgtgtgcgaTGGGGTGGTAGGGGTAGTTCCTTTGCGAACTATCCATAGTCTGCAAGTTCCTTTTCCAACTGTGACCTTCATCTGAGCTTGAAATTTCACTGGCTGACATTACTTTCTATTTAAAGCTGTTATTTTGCGAGACACCGCTATTATTGTGACGCTATCACAAGCGAGCTGCGTTCTGAGACCCTCTTTCACTCGGCTTTCATAACGCTTCAACATAAATGAACCACACGCATAAGGAATGTCAACTTGAGATGAGTGCTCCTTCCTAAGTGACATTTGAAGGAAAATCGGGTGCGACAggaagcctagcggttaagaacgttgggccagtgactagaaaggtcgctggtttgaatccccaagcccgactaggtgaaaaatctgtcaacgtgctcttgagcaaggtacttaaccctaattgctcctgtagatcgctctggataagagcgtttgctaaatgactaaattgtaaATGTAGAAATGTGTGTATCCTAAGCATTCCTAGAGCTCTGTGGTTTTATCCCTGAAGAAGTCTGACTTGTGTGTTTTACCGCTTTGATGGCATTAGGATCGATTTATGGAAGCAAAGGCTCGTAATGTGAATTGGTGCTTTTACTATAGGTGTGCCATGGCATGCTACGACTGTCTGGAATGTGTGGTATTTTCTAGGTGTGCATTTGCTCTCCGCCTCTATCTTCTTTAAAGTGGTTTGTTGTACACAGCAAGGCCTAACTGCCATCCTGGAAGTCTTGATTCCATGGAACTTAACATTGACCCCGGACTATCAAAGCTTACTCACTACAACTGGTCTTTATAGGAAGGAAGACATATGTTAGTTGCCATTTCTCTTCAATTTCACTAGTGAGCCTTTAAACACTAAGATACTATGAGCAGGAGgggatatgtatgtatgtattattcttattcttattattattatatatattttttaactaggcaagttaacatt from Salmo salar chromosome ssa07, Ssal_v3.1, whole genome shotgun sequence includes the following:
- the LOC106609341 gene encoding LOW QUALITY PROTEIN: solute carrier family 41 member 2-like (The sequence of the model RefSeq protein was modified relative to this genomic sequence to represent the inferred CDS: inserted 1 base in 1 codon), which produces MNIHTLGDSLGPSLAVRMSGAAGGWSSLSLKPVPTGWIPSLFQTMVPTGYTKLQEERGLAMADLGPKPDGNGYRPDPPHLEVRRHSDRVARTSVSLSDSGDVRYSETEPILPEGTLSGEEGNAEEKEEEESQRPPTRNMPKESPLAMALQIVVPFLLAGFGTVSAGMVLDIVQHWDAFKYITEIFILVPALLGLKGNLEMTLASRLSTAVNVGKMDSPIEKWNLIIGNLALKQVQATVVGFLAAVAAVVLGWIPEGKFQMSHAVLLCSASVATAFIASMLQGFIMVGVIVGSKKTGINPDNVATPIAASFGDLITLAILAWISQGLYNCLDSHPYVSSLVCAFFLSLTPVWMVISSKHPASRTLLYSGWEPVITAMVISSIGGLILDKTVSDPNLAGIVVYTPVINGIGGNLVAIQSSRISTHLHFHSAPGEVPEEAKGCYYPCRTFCGTGANHRSAQVLLLLVLPGHLIFLYTIHLMKSGHTTLTPIFMTVYLAAALLQVFLLLCIADWMVYSMWRSGKDPDSFSIPYLTALGDLLGTALLXLSFQFLWYIGDQDSDVGD